Proteins from a genomic interval of Oceanispirochaeta crateris:
- a CDS encoding HAD family hydrolase, with translation MKYKAVVFDLFTTLTSLRHLKDAPGRFSNQILGISSEEWSDALFNRSRERLTGLITDPVDIIRDIAWKIDPSISEDILNSCAKERRLRFNYCLKHPPAGVVESLLAIREGGYKLGLVSNVDVIEVEGWKGSDLSTCFDTAVFSCYEGYMKPDPEIFGLCSTRLDVAPQDCLYVGDGGNEELIASAKAGMTAVLTSQFLQDTAPEKVMEREKTVNHHIRNLDEILPLLGQLEG, from the coding sequence ATGAAATACAAGGCTGTTGTTTTTGATCTCTTTACAACTCTGACTTCCCTGAGACACCTCAAAGATGCTCCAGGCAGGTTTTCAAATCAAATTTTAGGTATCTCTTCGGAGGAGTGGTCGGATGCTTTGTTTAATCGATCTCGTGAAAGGCTTACGGGGCTGATCACCGATCCTGTGGATATCATTAGGGATATCGCCTGGAAGATTGACCCTTCAATTTCAGAAGACATTCTCAACAGTTGTGCCAAAGAAAGGCGTCTCCGCTTTAACTACTGCCTTAAACATCCGCCTGCGGGAGTCGTAGAGTCTCTGCTGGCCATCAGGGAGGGGGGCTACAAGTTGGGACTGGTTAGCAATGTAGATGTCATAGAAGTAGAGGGATGGAAAGGTTCTGATCTTTCGACTTGTTTTGATACGGCGGTTTTTTCGTGTTATGAAGGGTATATGAAACCTGACCCTGAAATTTTTGGTCTCTGTTCAACAAGACTTGATGTGGCTCCCCAGGATTGTCTTTATGTTGGAGACGGTGGAAATGAGGAGCTGATTGCCTCGGCAAAAGCCGGGATGACTGCCGTTCTGACCAGTCAGTTTCTGCAGGATACGGCGCCCGAAAAAGTTATGGAAAGAGAAAAAACTGTAAACCATCATATTCGGAATTTGGATGAAATTCTCCCCCTTTTAGGCCAACTGGAGGGCTGA